Proteins encoded by one window of Dioscorea cayenensis subsp. rotundata cultivar TDr96_F1 chromosome 20, TDr96_F1_v2_PseudoChromosome.rev07_lg8_w22 25.fasta, whole genome shotgun sequence:
- the LOC120251422 gene encoding uncharacterized protein LOC120251422: protein MTEGMMTRTRAIEETISQLIERHDALLAKMENLCGSGQQHADLFDTIQKSLATQQTVMTDMMFKLSKIERGASPPLLPSPPASPGSGFHHHLQAATQSSHSAQAGLRLPKLEIPLFSGEDVLSWIFQIEHFFSHHTTPEDQKILIAAFYMTGEALQWYHWLFATEQLTTWEAFVRLAEIRFGPSKFINREARLYKLKQQSSVTAYMSDFECLSTRIIGLRPSSLLNCFLSGLRDDIQRELYILRPETLEDAMGLAKIVEDKCNAVRAASGPQRLPFRPLNVAHVANTPTGSPRIPATSHPIPIKRLTPAEMASRRERGLCFNFLEPDSPTLAIEAALPPDEAAAGEVPCISFHPLVGALVPSTLKLAGKINGKVVTVLIDGGSTNNFLQSRLASHLGLTVQAAPHLNVTVGNGAQLQCGGECLQVPLQLGEAIFPVDLLLLPVFGADIGLGVHWLARQGPTLFDYKELWMEFVHNGERVRLHGMPNIRADITSPVSLRRDARGQQGSQYFHLSVTLTADSDTTPASLASVDNTAPRAFTDNLHTLLMSYSDIFAAPTGLPPEREFDHRIPLLANTSPVNVRPYHYPHYQKTEIEQLDGTWRFCVDYRALNAVTVRDRFPIPTVEELLDELAGARVFSKMDLRSGYHQVRIHPADIEKTAFRTHEEHYEFLVMPFGLSNAPSSFQALMNSVFRSMLRRFMLVFFDDVLIYSPSWMEHLQHLQQVFDMFRHHKLSAKLSKCEFGCTSLGYLGHRISAEGVIVESEKIQAVQDWPLPSNVRQLRGLLGLTGYYRRFVPQYARIAAPLTDLLRKQAFIWTLAATAAFEALKQALISTPVLHLPRFDKPFEVQTDASAKGIGAVLLQDQHPIAYFSKALTSLRSLVHQTIQTPEQHKWLTKLLGFEFDIVYKPASSNRHADALSRLPGDEKPQLAVTAVTRPLPALWQALQHAYKEDPALNSLLESIQQHSAEYPDHSIRDQVALFKGRIMVPSNGPLQQLLISEYHNTPVGGHAGIRRTYHRLAGTFFWPTLKQDVRDYVIACENLSKR from the exons ATGACGGAGGGCATGATGACAAGGACACGAGCGATAGAGGAGACCATCTCTCAGCTTATCGAGCGTCACGATGCTCTGCTGGCGAAGATGGAGAACTTATGTGGTTCCGGCCAACAGCATGCCGACCTCTTTGACACCATCCAGAAATCTTTGGCCACTCAACAAACGGTGATGACTGATATGATGTTCAAGCTCTCAAAGATTGAGCGGGGCGCTTCACCCCCTCTTCTTCCATCTCCTCCGGCATCTCCAGGTTCGGGGTTCCACCATCATCTGCAAGCTGCGACCCAGTCAAGCCACTCCGCGCAAGCTGGGCTGCGTCTACCTAAACTGGAAATACCCCTTTTCTCAGGTGAGGATGTCCTCTCTTGGATTTTTCAAATAGAACATTTCTTCAGTCACCATACCACACCAGAGGACCAGAAAATTTTGATTGCTGCTTTCTATATGACGGGAGAAGCACTACAGTGGTATCATTGGTTGTTCGCCACCGAGCAGTTGACGACTTGGGAAGCCTTTGTCCGCCTGGCGGAGATAAGGTTTGGGCCATCCAAATTTATTAATCGCGAAGCTCGTCTTTATAAACTTAAGCAACAATCCTCTGTCACTGCATATATGTCTGATTTTGAGTGCTTATCCACGAGGATTATTGGGCTGCGACCCAGTAGCttgttgaattgtttcttaTCCGGACTACGCGACGACATTCAGCGCGAGTTATACATCTTGCGGCCAGAGACGCTTGAGGATGCCATGGGGCTAGCTAAGATCGTGGAAGATAAGTGCAACGCAGTCAGGGCTGCTTCTGGGCCACAGCGTTTGCCCTTCCGGCCCCTTAATGTCGCTCATGTGGCAAATACACCCACTGGGTCACCGCGAATACCAGCAACCTCGCATCCTATTCCAATTAAGCGGCTTACCCCGGCCGAGATGGCTTCTCGGCGGGAACGAGGGTTGTGTTTCAATT TTTTAGAGCCTGATTCACCCACGTTAGCGATAGAGGCCGCATTACCGCCTGACGAGGCAGCAGCGGGCGAGGTACCCTGCATATCTTTTCATCCACTCGTGGGAGCTTTAGTTCCCTCGACACTGAAACTTGCTGGAAAGATTAATGGCAAAGTGGTGACTGTGTTGATCGATGGGGGATCAACCAATAACTTCCTTCAATCACGGCTGGCGTCACACTTGGGATTAACTGTGCAGGCCGCACCACACTTGAATGTCACTGTTGGTAATGGCGCACAGCTCCAGTGTGGGGGTGAATGTCTTCAAGTGCCGCTACAGCTTGGCGAAGCTATCTTCCCTGTTGATCTCTTACTCCTTCCGGTGTTTGGGGCTGACATTGGCTTAGGGGTTCATTGGCTTGCCCGACAGGGGCCAACCCTGTTTGATTACAAAGAACTCTGGATGGAGTTTGTTCACAATGGTGAGCGTGTTCGATTGCATGGAATGCCTAACATTCGCGCTGATATTACTTCTCCAGTCTCACTGAGGCGTGATGCTCGGGGCCAACAGGGCAgtcaatattttcatttatctgTCACCTTGACCGCGGATTCTGATACTACCCCAGCGTCACTAGCGAGTGTTGACAACACGGCTCCCAGGGCCTTCACTGACAACCTGCATACATTACTGATGTCTTATTCTGATATTTTTGCAGCTCCTACTGGTCTTCCACCCGAGCGGGAGTTTGATCATCGTATCCCTCTCCTAGCTAACACCTCCCCGGTGAACGTGCGACCTTACCACTACCCACATTATCAGAAGACTGAAATTGAACAGTTG GACGGAACGTGGCGATTCTGTGTTGACTACCGTGCCTTGAATGCGGTTACCGTCCGTGACCGTTTTCCCATTCCGACAGTAGAGGAGCTACTTGATGAGCTCGCTGGTGCTCGGGTGTTCTCCAAGATGGACCTCCGCTCGGGTTATCATCAGGTCCGCATTCACCCCGCCGACATTGAGAAAACGGCATTTAGGACGCATGAGGAACATTACGAATTTCTTGTAATGCCCTTTGGGCTGTCAAATGCTCCATCATCTTTTCAAGCTTTGATGAACTCTGTGTTTCGCTCTATGTTGCGCCGATTTATGCTGGTTTTCTTCGATGATGTTCTCATTTATAGCCCTTCTTGGATGGAGCATCTGCAGCATCTCCAACAAGTGTTTGATATGTTTCGCCACCACAAGCTCTCTGCCAAGTTGAGTAAATGTGAGTTTGGGTGCACCAGCTTGGGGTATTTGGGGCATCGTATTTCTGCTGAGGGAGTCATTGTGGAATCTGAGAAGATCCAAGCAGTCCAAGATTGGCCCCTTCCCTCCAATGTGCGTCAGCTGCGCGGATTATTGGGTTTAACCGGTTATTACAGGAGATTTGTTCCGCAGTATGCACGAATTGCAGCTCCACTGACTGACTTGCTTCGAAAACAGGCCTTCATTTGGACACTTGCGGCAACCGCTGCATTTGAGGCGCTCAAGCAAGCACTCATCTCCACACCTGTCCTTCATCTACCCAGGTTTGACAAGCCCTTTGAGGTACAGACCGATGCCTCCGCAAAGGGAATTGGAGCAGTGCTTTTACAAGACCAGCACCCCATTGCTTATTTCAGCAAGGCTCTCACA AGCTTGCGATCTCTCGTGCATCAAACGATTCAAACGCCTGAGCAGCATAAATGGCTTACTAAACTTCTTGGCTTTGAGTTCGACATTGTGTATAAACCCGCAAGCAGTAATCGGCATGCCGATGCTCTTTCCCGTCTTCCTGGTGATGAGAAACCCCAACTGGCTGTTACGGCTGTTACCCGACCGCTCCCGGCATTGTGGCAGGCCTTACAGCATGCTTACAAAGAAGATCCGGCTCTGAATTCTTTATTGGAATCTATTCAGCAACATTCTGCAGAATATCCAGATCACTCCATTCGAGATCAGGTGGCCCTTTTTAAAGGACGAATTATGGTGCCATCCAATGGACCCTTACAGCAGCTCTTGATATCGGAGTACCATAATACCCCAGTAGGAGGTCATGCCGGAATTCGTCGAACATATCATCGACTGGCAGGTACTTTTTTCTGGCCAACTCTTAAACAAGATGTGCGTGACTATGTCATCGCTTGCGAGAATTTGTCAAAGCGGTGA
- the LOC120251958 gene encoding zinc finger CCCH domain-containing protein 7-like, which translates to MASSELGARSPSPMNGTSSASSLLFGLPRSHLDSATYRSLARILSVCFDSSGRDSNPSFDGCLVAGSSGSGGDGEVREGVVRENPRADDASSERLGHRENESFDFLKKFEGDGFVNAEFPEEVVSDCTAELIGLIERSQGNGGENPNRDESEIRVLSAANELEQEKKQEKHIGNESLEVCPNNGDDLVIGQDQLFHQCPHTQLQFDDKIEINSGSDELALVENKVENCESAGRFGEEEDGGMEEGEILVDVVDHHAAIEAEKLEENSVASTISNCTEKKIGSTNGIRKVDDPNMMMVDRKEEPLSSSATEFVISELQKVKGDNIDSVTSVNLRSACTVNVGLYGQAFENSDNEDEENQLDDKVDEDVMKKRRRTLTKERKEKKKKAKKRKRAQIEREQGVKRLKLQLVAKPKPVRYCEFYLKGRCQKGDACKFSHEATPLTKSQPCKYFACNTCLKGDDCPFDHELSKYPCHNFQSKGMCLRGDNCKFFSQGT; encoded by the exons ATGGCGAGCTCCGAGCTTGGAGCTCGGAGTCCTTCTCCGATGAATGGTACTTCCTCAGCTTCGAGTCTTCTTTTCGGCCTTCCGAGGTCTCATCTCGACAGCGCTACGTATCGTTCTCTGGCGCGTATTCTCTCTGTTTGCTTTGATTCATCAGGTCGAGATTCTAACCCTAGTTTTGATGGCTGTTTGGTTGCGGGATCTTCCGGgagtggtggtgatggtgaggTGCGTGAGGGTGTTGTGCGGGAGAATCCTAGGGCTGATGATGCGTCTAGTGAAAGGTTAGGGCATAGGGAGAatgaaagttttgattttttgaaaaagtttgaGGGTGATGGGTTTGTTAATGCTGAGTTCCCGGAAGAAGTTGTTTCTGATTGTACCGCTGAGTTGATTGGTTTAATTGAGAGGTCGCAAGGTAATGGTGGCGAGAATCCTAATAGGGATGAATccgaaattagggttttaagcGCGGCGAATGAATTAGAACAGgagaagaaacaagaaaaacatattgGAAATGAATCCCTGGAGGTTTGTCCGAATAATGGCGATGATTTGGTTATTGGGCAAGATCAATTGTTTCATCAGTGTCCTCATACTCAGTTGCAGTTTGATGATAAAATTGAGATAAATTCTGGATCGGATGAGCTTGCTTTGGTTGAAAACAAGGTGGAAAATTGTGAATCAGCAGGaagatttggagaagaagaagatggtggtATGGAAGAAGGGGAAATTTTGGTTGATGTGGTGGATCACCATGCAGCTATTGAGGCCGAGAAGTTGGAGGAAAATTCAGTAGCTTCTACTATATCCAATTGCACAGAGAAAAAAATTGGATCAACAAATGGTATACGCAAGGTAGATGATCCTAATATGATGATGGTTGATAGAAAGGAGGAACCTCTGAGTTCATCTGCAACTGAGTTTGTGATCTCAGAACTTCAGAAGGTGAAAGGTGATAATATTGACTCTGTTACCAGTGTTAACTTGCGAAGTGCATGCACTGTAAATGTTGGATTGTATGGCCAGGCCTTTGAGAATTCAGATAATGAGGATGAGGAAAACCAGTTGGATGACAAG GTTGATGAAGATGTcatgaagaagaggagaaggaccTTGACCaaggagagaaaagagaagaaaaag AAAGCGAAGAAAAGGAAACGAGCACAGATAGAAAGAGAGCAAGGAGTCAAGAGATTAAAGCTGCAATTGGTGGCAAAGCCAAAACCAGTGAGATATTGTGAGTTTTATTTGAAGGGGAGATGCCAAAAG GGAGATGCGTGTAAATTTTCCCATGAAGCTACTCCTTTGACCAAGTCTCAG CCATGTAAGTATTTTGCGTGTAATACTTGCTTAAAAGGGGATGATTGTCCATTTGATCATGAACTCTCCAAGTATCCTTGTCACAACTTCCAGTCCAAAGGCATGTGTCTCCGAGGAGATAATTGCAAATTTTTCTCACAAGGTACctaa
- the LOC120251228 gene encoding putative hydrolase C777.06c, with protein sequence MIPRRFFSASMAALVLPPSPLPASSFARARFTAPLCRAAVPLPPRRSSLSTRLQSSIANGDLSTGSEEQSEIIFVGTGTSEGIPRVSCLTDPSKACEVCLKAAQPGNKNRRRNTSILVRYVSSLGRFNILVDAGKFFYHSALQWFPTYGLRNIDAVIITHSHADAIGGLDDLRDWTNNVQSHIPIYVNNRDFEVMKKTHYYLVDTSVVVPGAAVSELQFNLIKEEPFIVHNLKVCSSIYLLTVLPKE encoded by the exons ATGATTCCCCGCCGGTTCTTCAGCGCATCAATGGCGGCACTCGTGTTGCCGCCCTCGCCGTTGCCGGCGAGCTCCTTCGCCCGCGCTAGATTCACTGCTCCTCTTTGTCGTGCCGCCGTCCCCCTCCCTCCCCGAAGGAGTTCCCTTAGCACGCGCCTTCAATCGA GTATTGCGAATGGTGATCTTAGCACTGGCTCGGAGGAGCAGTCTGAGATCATTTTTGTGGGTACTGGAACAAGTGAAGGAATTCCTCGAGTGAGCTGCCTCACTGACCCTTCTAAAGCATGTGAG GTTTGCTTGAAAGCTGCTCAGCCTGGCAACAAGAATCGGAGGCGCAATACGAGCATCCTTGTTCGATATGTCAGTTCATTGGGAAGATTTAACATTCTTGTAGATGCTGGAAA GTTTTTCTATCATAGTGCTCTTCAATGGTTTCCCACTTATGG GTTGAGAAATATTGATGCAGTTATCATTACTCATTCTCATGCAGACGCAATTGGAG GTCTAGATGATCTCCGTGATTGGACAAATAATGTTCAATCACACATCCCAATCTATGTGAATAATCGTGATTTTGAG GTGATGAAGAAGACCCACTACTATTTAGTAGACACAAGCGTAGTTGTACCTGGTGCTGCTGTCTCAGAGCTGCAATTTAATCTTATTAAGGAGGAACCTTTTATTGTTCACAATCTCAAGGTTTGcagttctatttatttattgacaGTATTACCAAAAGAATAA
- the LOC120251423 gene encoding uncharacterized protein LOC120251423 has protein sequence MEEWRSRAYGDDRMQIEVYRGGGGGRGVGIAPYPPSGMHDLRSYSASYAYSQQASQPPREIKLKKGKSVSASSSSSSAPKSSWSFKDPELQRKKRVAGYKIYTMEGRMKGSFRKSFRWLKDRYTQVVNGWW, from the coding sequence ATGGAGGAATGGAGATCAAGGGCGTATGGAGATGATAGGATGCAAATCGAAGTCTATagaggtggaggaggaggtagaggaGTGGGGATAGCACCATATCCACCATCAGGGATGCATGATTTGAGGAGCTATAGTGCATCCTATGCATACTCGCAGCAAGCAAGCCAGCCGCCCAGAGAAATCAAGCTCAAGAAGGGGAAGAGCGTCTCTGCCTCATCATCCTCGTCTTCAGCTCCGAAGAGTAGCTGGAGCTTCAAGGACCCTGAGCTTCAGAGGAAGAAGAGGGTGGCTGGCTATAAGATCTATACTATGGAGGGTAGGATGAAAGGGTCTTTCAGGAAGAGCTTCAGGTGGCTCAAGGATAGATACACCCAGGTCGTCAATGGCTGGTGGTGA